One window from the genome of Phycisphaerales bacterium encodes:
- a CDS encoding GC-type dockerin domain-anchored protein, with protein sequence MNDHGKRRIWTRCTAATVVACSAGHALAQVEYRQAQELTSPALATGDAFGTAIALFGVDAAVATFLTETVYAYEFDAGGRLVPLETLTVPEPGGFGESLSIGGEWLIVGAPKTDITDFNQGVVYLYQRRDGGWRSRGRVNSSDFQQLDNFGTDVDLTDDGAFFVAGAKFDDDAGTSSGGAYVFERSGSFFFEAQKLRPAGLQMGDQLGRAVAIDGDLAVVGAPFATRRSDRLFEGRAWVFRREGSRWVEAAELSVDVPGRDLYYGVAVDVKDGWIAVGTGRARAFVYRPEGDGWVQEAEVRPSSGGSGQFGTRVELDLSAATAGEGVRLIVGDQTAGFDGLLDRGAVYVFERGFGPGGEPLWPLAQRLDVDLPETGDRLGLGLASHDGRVLAGARFRDVDGVAGAGSAFLFEAGEVACRPDLDGDGSLTIFDFLAFQSAFDAGDPIADFDGDGDLTLFDFLAFQTEFDAGCE encoded by the coding sequence ATGAATGATCACGGGAAGAGGCGGATCTGGACTCGATGCACGGCGGCAACCGTCGTTGCCTGCAGCGCCGGACACGCGCTCGCACAGGTTGAGTACCGGCAGGCACAAGAACTCACTTCGCCGGCGCTCGCAACCGGCGATGCGTTCGGCACCGCTATTGCGCTCTTTGGCGTCGATGCGGCGGTCGCGACGTTCCTGACCGAGACGGTGTACGCCTACGAGTTCGACGCAGGCGGCCGGCTCGTCCCGCTCGAGACGCTCACGGTGCCCGAGCCGGGCGGCTTCGGCGAATCGCTCTCGATCGGCGGCGAGTGGCTCATCGTCGGGGCGCCCAAGACCGACATCACCGACTTCAACCAGGGGGTGGTCTACCTCTACCAGAGGCGTGACGGCGGGTGGCGCAGCCGCGGCCGCGTAAACTCCAGCGACTTTCAACAACTGGACAACTTCGGCACCGACGTCGACCTCACCGACGACGGCGCGTTCTTCGTCGCCGGTGCGAAGTTCGACGACGACGCCGGAACGAGCAGCGGCGGCGCCTACGTCTTCGAGCGCAGCGGCTCGTTCTTCTTCGAGGCCCAGAAGCTCCGACCGGCGGGCCTGCAGATGGGCGATCAGCTCGGCCGCGCCGTCGCCATCGATGGAGACCTGGCCGTGGTCGGCGCCCCCTTCGCCACGCGGCGGAGCGATCGATTGTTCGAGGGCCGCGCCTGGGTCTTCCGCCGCGAGGGATCGCGGTGGGTCGAGGCCGCCGAGCTCTCCGTCGACGTGCCCGGCCGCGACCTGTACTACGGCGTGGCCGTCGACGTCAAGGACGGCTGGATCGCCGTCGGCACGGGCCGCGCCCGGGCCTTCGTCTACCGGCCCGAGGGCGACGGCTGGGTGCAGGAGGCCGAGGTCCGGCCCAGCTCCGGCGGCTCGGGCCAGTTCGGCACGCGGGTCGAGCTCGACCTGTCGGCGGCCACCGCGGGCGAGGGCGTGCGGCTGATCGTCGGCGACCAGACCGCAGGGTTCGACGGGCTGCTCGACCGCGGAGCGGTGTACGTGTTCGAGCGTGGATTCGGGCCCGGCGGCGAGCCGCTCTGGCCGCTCGCCCAGAGGCTGGACGTCGACCTGCCCGAGACGGGCGACCGCCTGGGCCTCGGCCTCGCATCGCACGACGGGCGCGTGCTCGCGGGCGCTCGATTCCGCGACGTCGACGGCGTCGCTGGCGCGGGCTCGGCCTTCCTCTTCGAGGCGGGCGAGGTCGCGTGCCGGCCCGACCTCGACGGCGACGGCTCGCTGACCATCTTCGACTTCCTCGCCTTCCAGTCGGCCTTCGACGCGGGGGACCCCATCGCCGATTTCGACGGCGACGGCGATCTCACGCTGTTCGACTTCCTGGCGTTCCAGACCGAGTTCGACGCGGGCTGCGAATAG
- a CDS encoding right-handed parallel beta-helix repeat-containing protein → MLASPVVALADELIVPSPAFRDIAAAVAAAAPGDEVVLLDGVFETPADRNITVGVPITIRSASGDASAVVLRGPEGTFPFPTDRAFIIEAAVTIQDITFDRFWGDVGGAIVVDGADLTVERCVFDGNRTGDEFGCQDRLGGAIAVRGGGSLLVADSTFTGNGAIHPGCSGTGDARGGAIHMSGGTLKISNSSFQANSVSANLSGSGGALHAQDADVTLTGCVFEGNSVRGVNVGGGAIEAQGGTLVIVDGVVRGNEANGSGDDFASARGGGIAARTETDLVNVIIEGNTATSEWGSSGGGVLATGPLTAANIVLTGNEVAIDLACDDLIYEPFAIGGGLFVGAAAELAHATITGNTSDCQGGDVAVGDRGSLALRNAIVRGDIEGASIDALYSNVTGGLPGEGNIDAEPTYTDGLRLASGSPGVDAGAVALIPSDGFDLDGDGVFFEPLPFDLDGAARQADDPVTPDTGSGPAPIPDMGAYEFADACAADLDGDGELTIFDFLAFQNAFDAGDPLADFDGDGELTIFDFLAFQNAFDAGC, encoded by the coding sequence ATGCTCGCATCGCCCGTGGTTGCTTTGGCCGATGAGCTGATCGTGCCGAGTCCAGCCTTCCGCGATATCGCCGCGGCCGTCGCGGCGGCCGCCCCTGGTGACGAGGTGGTGCTGCTGGACGGCGTTTTTGAGACGCCCGCCGACCGCAACATCACCGTTGGCGTGCCCATCACCATTCGGTCGGCCTCAGGCGATGCCAGCGCGGTCGTGCTTCGAGGTCCGGAGGGCACGTTCCCTTTCCCGACCGATCGCGCGTTCATCATCGAAGCCGCGGTCACCATTCAAGACATCACGTTCGATCGCTTCTGGGGTGACGTCGGTGGGGCCATCGTTGTCGATGGGGCCGACCTGACCGTCGAGCGCTGCGTATTCGATGGCAATCGGACGGGCGACGAGTTTGGGTGCCAGGACCGGCTGGGCGGGGCCATCGCCGTGCGCGGCGGGGGATCGCTCCTTGTCGCGGACAGCACGTTTACGGGCAATGGCGCGATCCATCCCGGCTGCTCGGGCACGGGCGATGCCCGGGGCGGGGCCATCCACATGAGCGGCGGTACGCTCAAGATCTCGAACAGCAGCTTCCAAGCCAATTCGGTCAGTGCCAATCTCTCGGGCTCGGGCGGGGCGCTCCACGCCCAGGACGCGGATGTCACGCTGACCGGCTGCGTGTTCGAGGGCAACAGCGTCCGCGGGGTCAACGTCGGCGGCGGGGCCATCGAAGCGCAAGGCGGCACGCTGGTCATCGTCGACGGCGTCGTCCGCGGCAACGAGGCCAACGGATCGGGTGACGACTTCGCGAGTGCCCGGGGCGGGGGCATCGCCGCCCGCACCGAAACCGATCTGGTCAACGTGATCATCGAAGGCAACACCGCCACCAGCGAATGGGGCTCCAGTGGCGGCGGCGTGCTGGCCACTGGCCCGCTCACGGCGGCCAACATCGTCCTCACCGGCAACGAGGTGGCGATCGATCTTGCCTGCGACGACTTGATCTACGAGCCGTTTGCCATCGGCGGCGGGTTATTCGTTGGCGCCGCGGCCGAGTTGGCTCATGCCACGATCACGGGCAACACCTCGGATTGCCAGGGCGGGGACGTCGCGGTCGGCGATCGCGGCTCGCTCGCGCTGCGCAACGCCATCGTCCGCGGCGACATCGAAGGGGCTTCCATCGACGCGCTCTACAGCAACGTCACCGGCGGGCTGCCCGGTGAGGGCAACATCGACGCCGAACCAACGTACACCGACGGCCTGCGGCTGGCCAGCGGCTCGCCGGGCGTGGATGCCGGGGCGGTCGCCCTGATACCCAGCGATGGCTTCGACCTGGACGGGGACGGCGTGTTCTTCGAACCCCTGCCCTTCGACCTGGACGGGGCCGCCCGCCAGGCCGACGACCCCGTCACGCCCGACACCGGCTCGGGCCCCGCCCCCATCCCCGACATGGGCGCCTACGAGTTCGCCGACGCCTGCGCCGCGGACCTCGACGGCGACGGCGAACTGACGATCTTCGACTTCCTCGCGTTCCAGAACGCGTTCGATGCCGGCGACCCCCTGGCCGACTTCGACGGGGATGGCGAGCTGACGATCTTCGACTTCCTCGCGTTCCAGAACGCCTTCGACGCGGGCTGTTGA
- the fahA gene encoding fumarylacetoacetase yields MADHPTHPHYPIDETHDPSLESWVERANDPGTDFPIQNLPLCMIAAPVEDEPEAMSVHPAVRIGDMVLVLDMLAHFEIVDGSDDAWQWLFVEDLAEQGLTGRVRKIVQDLLKKDNATLRDHPDRDQIVVPVDEVSLGVPLMDLGDYTDFYASLYHATSVGSMFRPDNPLLPNYKHIPIGYHGRASSIVASGTDVRRPVGQQAPGEDGGAPSFGPCKLLDYELEMGVVVGRGNELGDAIDIADAEKHMLGLCLVNDWSARDLQKWEYQPLGPFLAKSFATTVSPYIVTMEALAPFRTPAFQRDAGDPSPLPYLTSEGNTAAGGFDITLEVFLASEQMRSKSMDPVKISTGNFRDMYWTLAQMLTHHSSNGCNMQPGDLLASGTVSGKTKDSRGCLLELTWNGDAFASPPKLVPGTDRTPITLPTGEERKFLADGDEVIIKGSCEREGFRRIGFGECRGIVTPARSV; encoded by the coding sequence ATGGCCGACCACCCGACCCACCCCCACTACCCGATCGACGAGACCCACGACCCGAGCCTGGAGAGCTGGGTCGAGCGCGCCAACGACCCGGGGACGGACTTTCCGATCCAGAACCTGCCGCTGTGCATGATCGCCGCGCCCGTGGAGGACGAGCCAGAGGCGATGAGCGTGCACCCGGCGGTGCGGATCGGCGACATGGTGCTCGTGCTCGACATGCTCGCGCACTTCGAGATCGTCGATGGTTCCGACGATGCGTGGCAATGGCTGTTCGTCGAAGACCTCGCCGAGCAAGGCCTGACCGGCCGCGTCCGCAAGATCGTGCAGGACCTGTTGAAGAAAGACAACGCGACGCTCCGAGATCATCCCGATCGCGACCAGATCGTCGTGCCCGTCGACGAGGTCTCGTTGGGCGTGCCGCTCATGGACCTGGGCGACTACACCGACTTCTACGCCTCCCTCTACCACGCCACGAGCGTCGGCAGCATGTTCCGCCCCGACAACCCGCTGCTGCCCAACTACAAGCACATCCCCATCGGCTACCACGGCCGGGCGTCGAGCATCGTCGCCAGCGGCACCGACGTGCGCCGGCCCGTCGGCCAGCAAGCGCCCGGGGAAGACGGCGGCGCGCCGAGCTTCGGGCCCTGCAAGCTGCTCGATTACGAACTGGAGATGGGCGTGGTCGTCGGGCGCGGCAACGAGCTCGGTGACGCCATCGACATCGCCGATGCCGAGAAGCACATGCTGGGGCTGTGCCTGGTCAACGACTGGTCGGCCCGCGACCTGCAGAAGTGGGAGTACCAGCCGCTGGGCCCGTTCCTGGCCAAGAGCTTCGCGACGACGGTGAGCCCTTACATCGTGACGATGGAGGCGCTCGCGCCGTTCCGCACGCCGGCCTTCCAGCGCGACGCCGGCGATCCGTCGCCGTTGCCGTACCTCACGAGCGAGGGCAACACCGCCGCGGGCGGCTTCGACATCACCCTCGAGGTCTTCCTCGCCAGCGAACAGATGCGAAGCAAGAGCATGGACCCGGTCAAGATCAGCACCGGCAACTTCAGGGACATGTATTGGACGCTCGCCCAGATGCTCACCCACCACAGCAGCAACGGCTGCAACATGCAGCCCGGCGACCTGCTTGCATCGGGGACGGTGTCAGGCAAGACAAAGGACAGTCGCGGCTGCTTGTTGGAACTCACCTGGAACGGCGACGCGTTCGCCAGCCCGCCAAAGCTGGTGCCGGGGACGGACCGCACGCCCATCACCCTGCCCACCGGCGAAGAGCGCAAGTTCCTGGCCGACGGCGACGAGGTGATCATCAAGGGCTCCTGCGAGCGCGAGGGCTTCCGGCGGATCGGGTTTGGCGAGTGCCGGGGCATCGTGACGCCCGCTCGCTCGGTCTGA
- a CDS encoding DUF5698 domain-containing protein, with product MPEWYIVVLIFCARLLDVPIGTVRMMMVMAGHKYVSALLGFFEVIIWVIAVGKAIAYLDSIVALVAYGAGFAVGTLVGMSIEQRLAIGWRVIRVINPRPELLLAERLRRHGYHATKIDGHGGGGGFSREGPVEIVFLAIKRKIVPDVMDRVARIAPDAIVSVERADKVSGSIGVASVRGADKPWRFGQLRK from the coding sequence ATGCCCGAGTGGTACATCGTCGTCCTGATCTTCTGCGCCCGCCTGCTGGACGTGCCCATCGGCACGGTTCGCATGATGATGGTGATGGCCGGTCACAAGTACGTGTCGGCCCTCCTGGGCTTCTTCGAGGTGATCATCTGGGTGATCGCGGTGGGCAAGGCCATCGCCTACCTCGACAGCATCGTGGCGCTGGTCGCGTACGGCGCGGGCTTCGCCGTCGGGACGCTGGTGGGCATGAGCATCGAGCAACGCCTGGCGATCGGCTGGCGCGTCATCCGCGTGATCAATCCGAGGCCCGAGTTGCTGCTGGCCGAACGCCTGCGCCGCCACGGCTACCACGCGACGAAGATCGATGGCCACGGCGGTGGCGGCGGCTTCTCGCGTGAGGGCCCGGTCGAGATCGTCTTTCTTGCCATCAAGCGGAAGATCGTGCCCGACGTCATGGACAGGGTCGCGAGGATCGCCCCCGACGCCATCGTGTCGGTCGAGCGGGCCGACAAGGTCAGCGGCTCCATCGGCGTCGCGAGCGTCCGCGGGGCCGACAAGCCCTGGCGCTTCGGGCAGCTTCGTAAGTGA
- a CDS encoding PEP-CTERM sorting domain-containing protein, with product MNKMALCGLAVIAGTAGVATAQVAAVDGFTGGSSFPIFYGGSTGDVVGFRFTADVDMSVTDLGILSNDGDGALDSPHMVGIWRNSDQALLGSVMVMPSSTLIGDFRYEAVTPFNLVAGERYTAGALYTADDNDSYFSSPATLDLNGISDTNGVFPSEGSLGFTFPTEDSTNLARLGPNFLWVPAPSSLALLGLGGFVAARRRR from the coding sequence ATGAACAAGATGGCACTGTGTGGCCTCGCGGTGATCGCCGGTACGGCCGGCGTCGCCACCGCGCAGGTCGCGGCGGTCGACGGGTTTACCGGCGGCTCGTCGTTCCCGATCTTTTACGGCGGCAGCACCGGCGACGTGGTCGGCTTCCGCTTCACCGCCGACGTGGACATGAGCGTCACCGACCTGGGCATCCTGAGCAACGACGGCGACGGCGCCCTCGACTCGCCCCACATGGTCGGCATCTGGCGTAACTCGGACCAGGCCCTCCTGGGCTCGGTCATGGTCATGCCCTCGAGCACGCTGATCGGCGACTTCCGCTACGAGGCCGTGACCCCCTTCAACCTCGTCGCTGGCGAGCGGTACACGGCCGGCGCGCTGTACACCGCCGATGACAACGACAGCTACTTCTCGAGCCCGGCGACGCTGGACCTCAACGGCATCAGCGACACCAACGGCGTGTTCCCCTCCGAGGGCAGCTTGGGCTTCACCTTCCCGACCGAGGACTCGACCAACCTGGCCCGCCTCGGCCCCAACTTCCTCTGGGTGCCCGCGCCTTCGTCGCTGGCGCTCCTCGGCCTGGGTGGCTTCGTCGCCGCTCGTCGCCGCCGCTGA
- a CDS encoding citrate/2-methylcitrate synthase codes for MPEFSKGLEGVVAAETEMSFIDGQQGVLEYVGIAIGDLARSSTFEETVYLLWNKKLPTQGELDAFTKDLRSNYDPPQGVLDMVKGMPKDAQPMHVLRTLVSALSLFDDNPNANDVPAARDKALKILAATPAIVAAFDRHRRGESFVPADKSLGFSENFMYMLNGEKPTAAMARAFDICMITHADHGLNNSTFTARVVISTLSDLYSAMTAAIGSLRGPLHGGANEGVMVMLNELESVDEAEAYVMNKLKNKDRIMGFGHRVYKAKDPRASELQTLAKQLAEDTGNMDLYDKSHAIEVVMEREVAKKGIYPNVDFYSATTYHCIGLKLDLFTPMFALSRLAGWSGHVIEQLEDNRLFRPTTNYVGPHKVEYTAIEKR; via the coding sequence ATGCCCGAGTTCAGCAAAGGCCTGGAAGGCGTCGTCGCCGCCGAGACCGAAATGTCCTTCATCGACGGCCAGCAGGGGGTGTTGGAGTACGTCGGCATCGCCATCGGCGATTTGGCCCGCTCGTCGACCTTCGAGGAGACGGTCTACCTCCTCTGGAACAAGAAGCTGCCGACCCAGGGCGAGCTCGACGCCTTCACCAAGGACCTTCGGTCCAACTACGACCCGCCCCAGGGCGTGCTGGACATGGTCAAGGGCATGCCCAAGGACGCCCAGCCCATGCACGTGCTGCGGACGCTGGTGAGCGCGCTTTCGCTGTTCGATGACAACCCGAATGCGAACGACGTGCCTGCCGCCCGCGACAAGGCCCTGAAGATCCTGGCCGCCACGCCGGCCATCGTTGCCGCGTTCGATCGCCACCGCCGGGGCGAGTCGTTCGTGCCGGCGGACAAGTCGTTGGGCTTCAGCGAGAACTTCATGTACATGCTCAATGGCGAAAAGCCCACCGCCGCGATGGCCCGGGCCTTCGACATCTGCATGATCACGCATGCCGACCACGGGCTGAACAACTCGACGTTCACGGCCCGTGTGGTCATCTCGACGCTGAGCGACCTGTACAGCGCGATGACGGCTGCCATCGGCAGCCTCCGCGGCCCGTTGCACGGCGGAGCCAACGAGGGCGTCATGGTCATGCTCAACGAGCTCGAGAGCGTCGACGAGGCAGAGGCCTACGTCATGAACAAGCTCAAGAACAAGGACCGGATCATGGGCTTCGGCCACCGCGTGTACAAGGCCAAGGACCCGCGGGCCAGCGAACTGCAGACCCTGGCCAAGCAGCTTGCCGAGGACACCGGCAACATGGACCTGTACGACAAGAGCCACGCCATCGAGGTGGTGATGGAGCGCGAGGTCGCCAAGAAGGGCATCTACCCAAACGTCGATTTCTACAGCGCCACGACGTACCACTGCATCGGCCTGAAGCTCGACCTGTTCACGCCCATGTTCGCCCTCAGCCGCCTGGCCGGCTGGAGTGGCCACGTCATCGAGCAGCTCGAAGACAACCGCCTCTTCCGGCCGACGACCAACTACGTCGGTCCGCACAAGGTCGAGTACACGGCGATCGAGAAGCGGTAA
- a CDS encoding rhomboid family intramembrane serine protease, producing MLIPLGTDRPLRRTPVVTYALLTLNVVAFLVQSAITKDPLAPVGGDVARFVLIPGYTPWWTWLSYAFLHGNPLHLLGNMLFFWVFAQAVEDRLGHVGFAAFYLIGAVAAAGAHALFSNAGVIGASGAVACCTGAYLVMFPRADVKVLFILFVSVSLWPAWLFIALAITWDVFTWARGGLGVAVEAHFAGYLYGATIAFVLLATRVLPREPYDLFTAINQRRRRGQIRSAVQSAGWDKPMATKPVREKPKTPAENAAELRAGIESALKARKPGSAATMYRKLLQDHADTETRLSRDVQLDLANTLYQKSQHELAASAYEGFLRAHGNDGEAPMVRVLLARLLADHLGDATKAKSLLRQALLELKDEELKAVAQRDFDALSREAT from the coding sequence GTGCTGATCCCCTTGGGCACCGACCGACCGCTCCGCCGAACGCCGGTGGTGACGTACGCGCTGCTGACGCTGAACGTCGTCGCGTTCCTGGTGCAGTCGGCCATCACGAAGGATCCGCTGGCTCCCGTGGGCGGCGACGTGGCACGCTTCGTGCTCATCCCGGGCTACACCCCCTGGTGGACGTGGCTCTCCTACGCCTTCCTGCACGGCAATCCGCTGCACCTGCTGGGCAACATGCTGTTCTTCTGGGTGTTCGCGCAGGCCGTTGAGGATCGCCTGGGCCACGTCGGCTTCGCCGCGTTCTACCTGATCGGAGCGGTGGCCGCTGCCGGGGCGCATGCGCTATTCAGCAACGCAGGCGTGATCGGTGCCTCGGGGGCGGTTGCGTGCTGTACGGGCGCGTACCTCGTGATGTTCCCCAGGGCCGACGTCAAGGTCCTGTTCATCCTGTTCGTGAGCGTTTCTCTATGGCCCGCGTGGCTGTTCATCGCGCTTGCCATTACGTGGGACGTCTTCACCTGGGCGCGCGGGGGGCTGGGCGTCGCGGTCGAGGCGCACTTCGCGGGCTATCTCTACGGTGCGACGATCGCCTTCGTGCTCCTCGCGACGCGGGTGCTGCCGCGCGAGCCCTACGACCTGTTCACCGCGATCAACCAGCGCCGCCGCCGGGGGCAGATCCGCAGCGCCGTGCAGAGTGCCGGGTGGGACAAGCCCATGGCGACCAAGCCGGTGCGCGAGAAGCCCAAGACACCCGCCGAGAACGCCGCCGAGCTGCGCGCGGGCATCGAAAGTGCGTTGAAGGCCCGGAAGCCAGGCTCGGCCGCGACGATGTACCGCAAGCTGCTCCAGGACCATGCCGACACGGAGACGCGACTGTCCAGAGACGTCCAGCTCGATCTGGCCAATACGCTCTACCAGAAGTCGCAGCACGAGCTTGCCGCTTCGGCCTACGAGGGCTTCCTGCGGGCCCACGGCAACGACGGCGAGGCGCCCATGGTGCGCGTGCTGCTCGCTCGATTGCTCGCCGACCACCTTGGCGATGCGACGAAGGCCAAGTCGCTGCTGCGGCAGGCGCTGCTCGAGCTCAAGGACGAAGAACTCAAGGCCGTCGCGCAGCGCGACTTCGACGCACTCTCGCGGGAGGCCACGTAA
- a CDS encoding SDR family oxidoreductase, which translates to MNTNTIDVKGKVVLVTGANRGIGKAITEGLLEAGAAKVYAAVRRPESAQPLIDTYGDRVVAVPFDLTDEATINDAAEKASDVEVVINNAGVLRTSSALADDAFESLEFEIDANVFGLMRTARAFAPVLKANGGGALVQLNSVVSMKTFPDFATYCASKAASYAITQGLRAQLGEQGTAVYSVHPGPIATDMGSQAGLDDVAEPPSLVADALLEAFKSGDFHVWPDSMAKQIGEAYQSFSDNVVTAEMAEA; encoded by the coding sequence ATGAACACCAACACCATTGACGTCAAGGGCAAGGTCGTGCTGGTCACCGGCGCCAACAGAGGCATCGGCAAAGCGATCACCGAGGGCCTGCTCGAGGCCGGCGCCGCCAAGGTCTACGCGGCCGTTCGCCGGCCCGAGAGCGCCCAGCCCCTGATCGATACCTACGGCGACCGCGTGGTTGCCGTACCGTTCGACCTGACCGATGAAGCGACCATCAACGATGCAGCCGAGAAGGCTTCGGACGTCGAGGTCGTGATCAACAACGCCGGCGTGCTTCGCACTTCAAGCGCGCTCGCCGACGACGCGTTCGAGTCGCTGGAATTCGAGATCGATGCCAACGTGTTCGGCCTGATGCGCACGGCCCGCGCCTTCGCGCCGGTGCTGAAGGCCAACGGCGGCGGCGCACTCGTGCAGCTCAACTCGGTGGTGTCGATGAAGACCTTCCCGGACTTTGCGACCTACTGCGCCTCGAAGGCGGCCTCGTACGCCATCACGCAGGGCCTTCGCGCCCAGCTCGGCGAGCAAGGAACGGCGGTCTACAGCGTGCACCCCGGCCCCATCGCCACCGACATGGGCAGCCAGGCCGGCCTCGACGACGTCGCCGAGCCGCCCAGCCTCGTCGCCGACGCGTTGCTCGAGGCCTTCAAGAGCGGCGACTTCCACGTCTGGCCCGACAGCATGGCCAAGCAGATCGGCGAGGCCTACCAGAGCTTCTCTGACAACGTGGTCACCGCCGAGATGGCCGAGGCCTAG
- a CDS encoding ThiF family adenylyltransferase gives MDRQFDRYHRQTLLPDIGRAGQERLARGRVVIVGCGALGCAQADLLVRAGVGHVRIVDRDVVEPTNLQRQVLYAEADVGKAKAFAAADRLRAINSGVTVEPIAADATHENIEGLAEGVDAILDGTDNFETRFLLNDVSVNLGVPYVYGGVIASRGMAATFVPGDSEHSTPCLRCVLPEAPPPGSTPTCDTAGVLGPAVSIVAAHQAADAMKVLLGRPDLLGGAMLDFDLFTGTHRSLALAEIAADRAACRCCGQRRFDALDGVSGSSAQALCGRDAVQVSPAPGATIGLDELASRLEAFGPCRRIGPLLKAEATQGEKRFGLTVFPDGRAIVSGTEDLAEARSIYARLIGA, from the coding sequence ATGGATCGGCAGTTCGATCGCTACCACAGGCAGACCCTGCTGCCCGACATCGGGCGCGCGGGCCAGGAACGCCTCGCGCGCGGCCGCGTGGTCATCGTGGGGTGCGGCGCGCTGGGGTGTGCACAGGCCGACCTCCTCGTGCGCGCGGGCGTCGGGCACGTGCGTATCGTCGATCGCGATGTGGTCGAGCCCACGAACCTGCAGCGGCAGGTGCTGTACGCCGAGGCCGACGTAGGCAAGGCCAAGGCGTTCGCGGCGGCCGATCGGCTGCGGGCGATCAACTCGGGCGTCACGGTCGAGCCGATCGCCGCCGACGCGACGCACGAGAACATCGAAGGTCTCGCCGAGGGCGTTGACGCCATCCTCGACGGCACAGACAACTTCGAGACGCGTTTCCTGCTCAACGATGTCTCGGTCAACCTCGGCGTGCCCTACGTCTACGGCGGCGTCATCGCCAGCCGCGGCATGGCAGCGACGTTCGTGCCCGGCGATAGCGAGCACTCGACGCCCTGCCTCCGCTGCGTCTTGCCCGAGGCGCCGCCGCCCGGCAGCACGCCGACCTGCGACACCGCCGGCGTGCTGGGGCCCGCCGTATCGATCGTCGCGGCACACCAAGCCGCCGACGCGATGAAGGTCCTGCTGGGCAGGCCAGACTTGCTCGGCGGCGCCATGCTCGATTTCGATCTTTTTACCGGCACGCACCGCAGCCTCGCACTCGCCGAAATCGCGGCCGATCGCGCCGCGTGCCGATGCTGCGGGCAGCGGCGCTTCGACGCGCTCGACGGCGTGAGCGGAAGCTCGGCGCAAGCGCTGTGCGGGCGCGACGCGGTGCAGGTGTCGCCCGCACCCGGCGCGACGATCGGCCTCGACGAACTGGCCAGCCGGCTCGAAGCGTTTGGCCCTTGCAGGCGCATCGGCCCATTGCTGAAGGCCGAGGCGACGCAGGGCGAAAAGCGGTTCGGCCTGACGGTGTTTCCCGATGGACGCGCGATCGTCTCGGGCACCGAGGACCTCGCCGAAGCGCGGTCGATCTACGCGAGGCTTATCGGGGCCTAG
- the rpsG gene encoding 30S ribosomal protein S7, translating to MAGRITASEDQLRPDPRYNDITLAKFINCVMRDGKKTRATRVVYDAMDLIDEKLKKENNPDAPEDAITLFLMAIDNVKPYVEVRSKRIGGANYQVPQQVKGRRQQSLAFRWIITSARGEKGRPMAGRLADELYNAARGEGKAMTIRDQTHRMADANKAFAHFA from the coding sequence ATGGCCGGTCGCATCACCGCGTCCGAGGATCAGCTTCGTCCCGATCCTCGCTACAACGACATCACCCTGGCGAAGTTCATCAACTGCGTGATGCGCGACGGCAAGAAGACCCGCGCCACGCGTGTTGTGTATGACGCGATGGACCTGATCGACGAGAAGCTGAAGAAAGAGAACAACCCCGACGCGCCCGAGGACGCCATCACGCTGTTCCTCATGGCCATCGACAACGTGAAGCCGTACGTCGAGGTCCGCAGCAAGCGCATCGGTGGCGCTAACTATCAGGTGCCCCAGCAGGTGAAGGGTCGCCGCCAGCAGAGCCTGGCCTTCCGCTGGATCATCACCAGTGCTCGCGGCGAGAAGGGCCGCCCGATGGCCGGCCGCCTGGCCGACGAGCTCTACAACGCCGCCCGCGGCGAGGGCAAGGCCATGACCATCCGCGACCAGACCCACCGCATGGCCGACGCGAACAAGGCATTCGCCCACTTCGCATAA
- the rpsL gene encoding 30S ribosomal protein S12 produces MPTINQLCRNPRRTPKVKSKVRDIEGCPQRRGVCLSVKTMTPKKPNSALRKVARVRLSNGREVTAYIGGEGHNLQEHSIVLVRGGRVPDLPGVRYHVVRGAQDSLGVDGRKQGRSKYGTKKGK; encoded by the coding sequence ATGCCGACGATCAACCAACTCTGCCGCAACCCCCGCCGCACGCCCAAGGTGAAGTCCAAGGTGCGTGACATCGAAGGCTGCCCGCAGCGTCGCGGCGTGTGCCTGAGCGTGAAGACGATGACCCCCAAGAAGCCCAACTCGGCGCTTCGCAAGGTGGCCCGTGTTCGCCTGAGCAACGGCCGCGAAGTGACGGCCTACATCGGCGGCGAGGGCCACAACCTGCAGGAGCACTCGATCGTGCTCGTCCGCGGTGGTCGCGTGCCCGACCTGCCCGGCGTGCGGTACCACGTCGTGCGTGGCGCGCAGGACAGCCTGGGCGTCGACGGCCGCAAGCAGGGCCGCTCGAAGTACGGCACCAAGAAGGGCAAGTAA